The Sphingobacteriales bacterium nucleotide sequence TAACGAGTCAAAATTGCACAATACTCGACATGCTTACCTATTCGCACAATTGCCGTCAATACCGAACAGCCCCAATAAATCAAAGAACATTTTATTATTCCTTATAATATCATACAGCAAATACTGTACTAATTATTTGCAAAGTTACTATTTATTCTAGAATAATTGCTTATATTTTGTTAAGCCTTCTTTCAAACATGTACACGCCTTCTTTAAATCGTCCGTATTTAAAACATAAGCTATTCTTACTTCATTTTTTCCTTTTCCAGCAGTAGCATAAAATCCATTTCCTGGCGCCATCATCACTGTACTATTTTCCCATCTAAAATCACTCAACATCCATTTGCAAAAATGTTCTGCATCTTCTACAGGCAGTTGTACCATACAATAAAATGCACCTTTGGGCATATGGCATTTTACACCATCTATTGCATTTAAACCTTCAAAAATTACATCTCTTCTCTTTTTATATTCTGCATTTACTTCCGTAAAATAATTTTGTTCTACATCAAACAAAGAAACTGCAGCTATTTGTTCAATACTTGGTGGACTTAATCTTTGTTGTGCAAATTTCAATACAGTTTCTAATACCTCATGATTTTTAGTTGCTACCATACCAATTCTAGCACCACATGCACTAAATCTTTTAGAAATAGAATCTACTAATATTACATTTTGTTCAATTTCACTAAAATTAAACATACTAATATGTGCTTGGTCGGTATATACAAATTCTCTATATACTTCATCACTAATAATAAATATATCGTGCTTTTGAACTAAGTTCTTTAAGCGTTCAAGTTCTTCACATGTATATGTATATCCAGTCGGATTATTAGGATTGCAAATTAATATTGCTTTTGTCTTAGGTGTTATTACTTTTTCAAACTCATCAATTGTGGGCAAAGCAAATCCATTATCAAATGAAGTTGCGATAGGTACTACTTTAATATTTCCACTTTTAGAAAAACCAATATAGTTTGCATACAAAGGTTCTTGTATTATTACTTCTTCATCTTCATCTAGAATAGATAGTAATGTAAAAAACAATGCTTCAGATGCGCCAGTTGTAATTAGAATATCTTCTACACATAAACTATTCAAACCACATCTTTCTTGAAAATACTTTGCATAGGCAATGCGCAATGCTTCATATCCATTTGATGGGCTATATTCTAATACTTTTTTATCAATCTTTTTTACAGCATCCCAAAATTGTTTTGGAGTTTCAATATCAGGTTGCCCAATATTAAGATGATAAATATGCACACCACTTTTCTTTGCATTTTCTGCATATGGTGCAAGTTTGCGTATTGGCGACGAAGGCATTAATTGCCCTTTTGTAGAAATTGATGGCATATATATACAAAAATAAAAAAACTCCATACTAAAAAGTATGGAGCACGAATTTAAACTAAAACTTAATATTTTTTTATTGTATTGAACTATTTTCCAATCATGCTTGGACTTGAACCATCCACGCCATCTGTTTGTGGCACAGCATTACCAGATACATACAACACTACACTTTCGCCACTTTTAGTAACTACAGTAATTGCTTTTCTGAATGAACCTTCTCTAGCCATATTATATTGAGCTTTTATAGTACCAGTTTTTCCAGGCATTATTGGTTCTTTAGACCATTCTGGTGTAGTACATCCACATGATGCTTTTACACTTTCTAAAATTAATGGATCTGTTCCTGTATTTGTAAATAAGAATTCATGTGTAACAGGTTTTCCTTGTGGTGCATTTCCAAAATTATGCTCAACCTCATTAAATTTAATTTTTAAGTCAGTTTGTGCATTAGCAACAAACGCTGTGAAAACAAAAACCATTAAGTACATTAACTTTCTCATAAAATATTTTTTACTAATTACTACACAAATATCGTACCAAAAAAAAAGAAAATATCAAAACCATAGACCTTATCCATTTTTTGTATATTAGAGTTAATTTTCAGATGACAAATTTTAATAAAAATATTGAAAGCGAACTAACTACTTCATTGTCATATAGTAAATTTTCTTCTGATGTATTAGAAGACTATAGAATATGCTGTTTAAGCAGAGCAATGAGCTTAATGGGCAGAAAAGAAGTGCTTACGGGGAAAGCAAAATTTGGAATTTTTGGTGATGGAAAAGAATTACCACAAGACCCACACACGGCTGGAAGGCAAATGAACAACCATTTTGCCACAAGAAATTTGGAACCTAATGGAAATTGGAAAATATTAAAAAATAAAAAAAATACAGCCGCAGATAATTCACCAACAGCATCACAAATGCCACGTGCTTTAGGTTTGGCATTAGCATCTAAAAAATACAGACAACTCAATGAATCATTAAGAGATAATATTTTTAGTAATAATGGAAATGAAATTTGCTTTGCCACAATAGGTGATGCTTCAACATCTGAAGGTTTATTTTGGGAAACTATCAATGCTGCTGGAGTACAACAAGTACCATTAGTTGTATCTATTTGGGATGATGGTTATGGTATTTCTGTATCAAAGAAATACCAGACAACAAAAGAAAGTATTAGTGATATATTAAAAGGATTTGAATTAGAAAAAAACAAAAATGGTTTTCTTATACTCAAAGCAAAAGCACATGATTATTCAAATTTAGTTGCAACATATCTAAAAGCTAGTCAAGTAGCAAGAACTAAACACATTCCAGTAATTATACATATTGAAGAAGTAACTCAACCACAAGGGCACTCAACGAGTGGTTCACATGAAAGATATAAATCATCTGATAGATTAGAATGGGAGAAAGAATTTGATTGTATATCCAAATTTAAACAATGGATCATTCAATCTAAAATTGCAACAGAACAACACCTTGATAATATTGAAAAATCTGCACATGAATATGTGCTAGAACAAAAGAAAATTGCTTGGAAAAAATTCCATCAACCTATCATAAATGAAATAAATGAAGTAGTTGGAATTATTAAAAATATTGGCTTTGAACATTCAAATAAAAAAGAAAAACTAGATGAAATAATTGATGGACTAAAAACCACATTAGATCCTGTTCGTAAAGATATTTTTGAAACCATTGCTCAAGTTTTTATTTGCCTACAAGCACAAACATCAAATGCTGTACAAAGACTAACGCAGTGGTACAATGAACATTATCTAATAAATAATGAAAGGTACAGTTCTTATCAATTTACAAATTCAAATTTAGCACCACAAAAGAAAGATAAAGTAGATATTATCTATTCAAAAGATTCAAAAATACTTAGTGGTTTTCAAGTTTTGAATGCATGCTTCAAAGCAAATTTTGAAAGAGATGCAAGTATATTAGCATTTGGCGAAGATGTTGGAAAAATAGGTGATGTCAATCAGGCATTTGCAGGTTTGCAAAGTATTTTTGGTGAAGAAAGAATATATGATGTTGGCATCAGAGAAGCAACAATCATTGGCGAAGCTATTGGATTGGCCATGCGCGGATTTAGACCAATTGCAGAAATACAATACTTAGATTATTTACTGTATGGCTTGCAATCATTAGCAGATGATGTTGCATGTCTATCATATAGAACAAAAGGTGGACAGAAAGCACCAATAATTGTGCGCACACGTGGGCATCGTTTGGAAGGAATTTGGCACACAGGTTCTCCAATGCAAATGATTTTAGGAACATTGCGTGGCATGCATGTATGCGTACCTAGAAATATGACACAAGCTGCTGGATTTTACAATTTATTGCTAAGAAGTGATGAGCCAGCATTAGTAATAGAATGTTTGAATGGTTACAGACTAAAAGAAAAAATACCAGAAAATGCTAGCGATTTTACAGTACCATTAGGCGTACCCGAAATATTAATTACAGGAAATGACATCACCATTGTAAGTTATGGTTCATGTATTAGAATTGCACAAAAAGCAATTGAAACGCTAAATGAATTAGACATTTCAGTAGAATTAATTGATGTACAAACATTATTACCATTTGATATTTATGGCGTAATTGGTGAATCTATTAAGAAAACCAATAGAGTAATTTTCTTGGATGAAGATTATCCAGGTGGTGCTACAGCATATATGCTACAAGAAGTTTTGGAAAAGCAACAAATATTTAATTTCCTAGACAGTGCGCCAATAACCATTTCTGCAAAAAATCATAGAGTACCATTTGGCACCGATGGTGATTATTTTTGTAAGCCAAATGCTGAAGATATTATCAGAGCAGTTTGCAAAATAATGTATGAAGTAAATCCGAGTAAGTATCCAATTATTTTCTAAAATAATTATCCTTCAAAATTAATAGAGAATAAAAATGTTCTATTATACAATCTTTGTATAAAACTAGAATTTGAAAATCCATCTGATTTGATATGTGTATTTAAGAATGAATTTGCCATTTTAAATTCTGGACACAAAATAAATAATGGAAAATGTATTTCTAAACCAACACCATATGTCATTGACAAATCATTTGCTTTTTGTTGTGGTACAAATGTTTTTACACGTCCACTTAATTTTGAACCAATATCATAACTGTATTTCATACCAGCCACAACATAAATTTTAAAATCTTTAATTGGATCTGATTTGAATTTTATTTCTATTGGCATATCATATACAATAGTTGGAAGTTTTATTTGCTCAGTAGTATTATTGCTATATGTGAAATTCAAATTCTTATCATTAAACAAAAAAGTAGGTACAACTCTAAGTTCAAAGTTTTTATTTATATGATAGGCAAACAAACCACCAATTTCGTAGCCTAAAGTTAATTTAGATTTTATTGCTAATATGGTATCGCTTAATGCAAAAGTTTCACTATGTCTAATTCTATAATCTGACATGCCAACACCAAGATGAATGCCAAAATGATATTTTTTGCGTTGATATTTTAAATCATTTTCATAAACATTTTTCTGAGCTACTGCGGTACTCATACAGAAAAAAAACATTGTACAAACAATGATTATTTTTTGCCAATATATATGGTACTTATTCCAAATAGTAATGGTGTGCATGAGATGTCTTTAAAACCACATTTATTTAATATTTCTACAAATTTGTTGCCAGATGGAAATTTCTCTACAGATTCTGGTAGATATGAATAAGCTCTAGAATCTTTTGATACAATTTTACCAATAAATGGAAGAATATAGAAGAAGTATAGAAAATATAAATTTTTATAATAAAATTGGTTGGAATTGAAAATTCTAAAATAAAAACTTTTTTTTCAGCTTTCAATACTCTGTGCATTTCTGTTAATCCTATTTCTAAATTTTCAAAATTACGAACACCAAATGCTACACTTACTGCATCAAAAGTGTTGTCTTTAAAATTTAAATTTTCACTATCGCCTTCTTGCAATTCAATATTTTGTATGTTTAATTTTTTTATTTTTTCTCTACCTACTTCCAACATTTTGGTAGATATGTCTACACCTATAATTTTTTCAGCTGATGTTTTGCTTTCTGCAATTGCCAAATCTGCAGTGCCTGTAGCAACATCCAAAATTAAAGTTGGATTTTCTAACTGAATTAACTTTATTAGCTTTTTTCTCCAAAGCTTATCAATTCCTAAAGAAAAAAAGTGATTTAAGAAATCGTAAGTACCAGCAACATTATTAAACATTGTAGCAACTTGATCTTTTTTTGTATCATTAGAGTTGTAAGGTGTTATTGATTTGCTCATGAATGTGCACAAAAATACAAATAATATTACATTTGTGTTTTAATTCTTATTAATAAATCTAAATATAATCCTAGAATATGATACAAAGCGCAACATACATTGGCTCTTTCAATAAAGAAAGTGAATGCCCAAAAGCAGAAATACCAGAATTTGCATTTATTGGAAGAAGTAATGTTGGAAAATCATCATTGATTAATATGGTTACAAACATGAAAGGTTTGGCAAAAACATCACAAACACCTGGAAAAACACAAAAGATAAACATATTTTTGATCGACAAAGCTTGGCATCTTGTAGATTTACCTGGTTATGGTTATGCAAAAGTATCTAAAACAATGCGTTCTGATTTTGATAAAATGATTCGTCATTTTCTTACAAAACGAGAAACGCTATATGCTGTGTTTACACTAGTTGATGCATCAATTCCACCACAAAAATTAGATTTAGAATTTATTAGCTGGCTTGGCGAAAATAGAATTCCATTTATTATTGTATTTACAAAAATTGATAAGGCAAAGTCTATTGAAATTAATAAAAACATCCAGAAATTTAATGAGATAATGATGGAAAGCTGGAATGAATTGCCAATGGAATTTAAAACTTCATCAGAAAAATTTATTGGACAAAGAGAATTGTTTAAATTTATACAAGACACACTAAAACAAGAATCATAGATATAATTTTTTGTATATTTGTAAATAAAAGTAAGACATGCTAAAGAAACTATTATTCCCACTACTTGTTTGTTTTTTCTTCAATTTAAATGCACAAAATATTGATGGTTTGTGGCGTGGTACATTTGTTATGTATTTGCACAATACCTATGAAGTAGAAATGGATTTAAAAAGATTACCATCAAATGTATTTACAGCAAAACTTAGAATTACAAATGGCTATTACAAAGGCGAATACTCAGTAAGTGGAAATATATGTGGCAACAAAAGTTTAGAAATAACTGCTATTTTCTTACTTAAAGAAAATGGTGGCTCAAACTGGGTGGATTGCTTGAATGGCACTTTAGACTTGAGTGATAATGAAACTGTGCTATCTTTTGTTGATACTTGGAAAGAGCAATCAAAAGCTGATGATAATTTTACAAGTTGTAAGGTAAAGTTCTTTCAAAGTGATATGTTTCAATGCTTAAGGTCTGCATATTTGTATAAAGCAAATTATGAACAAATGGTAAATGCATTTGATAATTTATGGACAAAATATGAAAAACTTGAAAAAGAAAAATCTCCAAAAGTTGTAGAAACATATATTGTAGAAAAGAATGAAGAGAAGATGCCTGTTATTGAAAATGCAGATCCATTGAAAGAAAGGGAAGTAGTTGTAAAAAATGAAGTTTATGTATCTAGTAGAAATATAATTATTGAATATTGGGATAAGTACAATTTTGATTACGATTCAATTAGCTTATACCTAAATAACAAACCAGTTTTAGAAAATGCTTTACTAACCAAAACAAAACAAACAATTTCTATACAAGTTGAAAATGGAACAAACTATTTAGTATTACATGCATTAAATCTTGGAGTAGAGCCACCAAATACAGCATCAATTACCATAAAAGATGGAAAGAAAATACAAAATGTAATGTTGTATTCTGACTTAGCAAAAAGTGGTGCATTAAAAATAATACTCAAGGAATAGCTACACAACAATAAATTATTGTAAAAATACAAATATCGCTTTTCCATTTAGAAATAAATTCATATCTTTGCGTACCAAAATATACAAAAATGAAAAAAGACATACATCCACAAACTTATAGAACTGTAGTATTTAAAGATTTTTCGTGCGATTATACATTCTTAGGCAAATCATGTGCAGCTACAAAAGACACTTTTACATGGGAAGATGGTAATGAATATCCATTAGTGAAATTAGAGATTTCTAATATGTCGCATCCATACTATACTGGAAAAGCAAAATTCGTAGATACTGCTGGTCGTATCGACAAATTCAACAAAAAATACGCAAAGAAAAACTAGTATTTATTGTATTAAATTATACATAGCCTCTAATTTATTAGAGGCTTTTTTTATTTTTGTAATATGCATCATCAAAATATAGTCTTATTTGACACTTTTAATAATTGGCAAAATTTACTTCCACTCACAGCAACACGCGCTATTGCAGATATAAAAGTTGGCATATTGACCATTAAAGAAAAATGGCAAAAACTAATTTCTACAAATGATATTAGTATTTTATCTATAGATTATCTGGATGAAAAATACAAATACAAAGCTAATGCAAATGCTGCCATTTTTATCAATTCGAGCTTACTACCAAATATACAATTGTGGTCAGCCATTGAAAAGCTAAATTCTAATGAAGCATTGGTTGCAAACAATCAAATCATTGCATTTATTAATACTTCAGAAATAAACAACATAAATGATATAGAAAAACATGTAAATGAGTTTACTAAAATTATTTATTCAGAAAACACATGTTCTATAAATTATCCATGGAATATTTTTAAAAACAATGGGCAAGAAATTAGAAATGACATCAAATTGATGCAACTAAAACCAAATCCTGATGCATTATCTAAAACTAATATTTTATTAGGTAATGATGTGTATATTATGGAAAATGTAATATGTGAAGCATCAACATTAAATACAAAAGATGGACCAATATTTTTAGATAATCATTCGGAAATTATGGAAGGATGTACAATTAGAGCACCATTTGCACTTGGCGAACATAGTACACTAAAAATGCAAGCAAAAATTTATGGTGACACAAGTATTGGGCAACATTGTAAAATTGGTGGAGAAGTATCTAATAGTGTAATCTTTGGTTATTCCAACAAAGCACATGATGGTTTTCTGGGCAATGCAGTAATAGGTGAGTGGTGCAATCTTGGTGCAGACACCAACAATTCAAATCTTAAAAACAATTATAGTTCCATAAAAGTTTGGAATTATAGTAACGAAGACTACATCGAATCTAATCTTCAGTTTTCTGGATTGATTATGGGCGACCATGCGAAAGCGACTATCAACACACAATTTAATACAGGCACTGTAGTTGGTGTTTGCGCAAATATTTTTGATGCTGGCTTTTCAGCTAAATTTATTCCAGACTTTAGTTGGGGCAGAAATGCTACATTCTCATTAGGTACAGCATTTGAAGTTGCTCAAAGAGTAATGGAACGCAGAAGCATACAACTTACTGAAATTGATAAAAAGATACTTAGTGAAATATTCTATAGAACAGCAAAATTTAGAAAAAATTAAAATGGCAAACCTAAGTAAGAAAATAAATAAACACCTTTGAATGGTCTTTTTTCTCCAAATATAAATGTTTGTACACTTGCACCTAAAATAATTTTATTCTTCACAAAATTTTCTATACTAATTGCAATTGGTTGTGCATATTTGAATACTTTTTGCTCTCTAATTCTCACAGGAACTTTACTACCATCTAATGCTATTAAATCATCAGCTAATGTAAGTATTTGTTCATTTTTGATAGTAAAACCTGGACCAGTACTTATAAAAATTTTATTTGTTTTTTTACTAAAAACAGTAAATGATGCAGTGGCAGCAATAAAATGATTTTGTTGATTCAATTTAAAATCTTCATCTAAAAAAGAAGCTTTGTAATCTATATCTTTATTTTTATAATAATACATATAGTAATGCAAATTCACTGCAAACTTTTTGTTGATATGGTAAGATAATTCTGTACCCAAACCATTGCCTAATGATATTTTTTTATACCCAACTTCGTAATCACTTGTTTGTTTGAAATAGTTTAAACTATTGGCGGCTCCAGCTCTAAATGTAAATTTATATTCTTTTGTGGTTTCTGTTTTTGGTGCTTCTTCTTGTGCTATAATATTTTGTAATATAGAAAATAATACAATTAGTGTTAAGATTTTTTTCATTCTTTTATTTGTTATTTTTAGTGTTTAGTAAATTTGTGTGTATCAATTCTTTTTTCATTTTCTATAGACATAATATAATTACCTTTTTCAAGCATAGAAATATCTACAGTAATATTTTTTTGCAATCCAGATATTGTTTGTTGCAACATAGTTTTCCCATTAATATCAAGTATTTTATATTGTGCATTAAATATACCATTTTCCAATTGAATATTTATAAAATCAGTGCTTGGATTGGGATAAATATTATTTATTAATTTGAAATTATTTTGTTTGATGCTTGTTGTAATACTTTCTTCTAAATACACATCAACGAGCTGAATATAAGCGTCTTCAAAATCTTTGTTTGCAGGAATGACACGCAGTGGTGCAATATTATACCATTTATTCATAGTTTTTAGCGGAAAATTGTAATACATATGTATATGTCCAGAAAGCCATAAAGCTAAATGTTCACTGTGTGGCGCAAGCATTTTAGTTAATTTATCAAACTCATCATATTCAAAAACAAATCCTGAAAGCACAAACAATATATTATCTATTGGTGGATGATGTGATATAACACATATATTCTCATTTCCTTTTTTTGGATTGTTTGCCAATGATGCTTGCAGCCATCTAAATGTACCACCATCATAATCATATAATTGTGCTTCTGGTCCAATGCCTGGCTCTTCTTTTTTTACATGGTACCTTGGATTAAAATCTAATGCATAAAATAAAAAATCATCATACTCAAAATAAAAATTTTGGAAATAATGTGTTCTTTCTGTTTCTGGATTATACGTTTGGGTCAACCTTGTACCATCATCCCAATTAGAAAAAAACATTTTATTTCTTTCAAACACATCAGCAAAAATTACATTCATCAACGAATCAGCAGTTGCATAAGTTTCTTCTTCATTATATTTTACATATTGCCACACATCATGGTTTCCAATCATTGGCACATACGGAATTTCTAAAACACTCATTATTTGTTTAAATTTCATAAACTCTGAGTATTGAGCTTTGGCAGTTAAATCACCCGATACAATTACAAATTTTATATTTTTAGCTTCATGGTTTTCATTGAGCCATTTCACAGCATTTTGCAAAGCTACTGTTGGTTCGCTACTATCTATTTCAGGAAATGTATCATTTACATAACCATAAGTTCCATAATCGCGATATCCTTCTCCAATATGTACATCAGTAATTTGCGCAAAAGTAAATCTATAATTGGCATTTGAGTTTTGTTTATTAAGTTCTAGGACTGGCTTTGTATTTATAGTTTGTCCACTAACCTTATGGATAACAAATAAAAGCATCATAAATAATACAAACTTTATAAACTCTTTAGTTAGAACCATTACATCCATTGCAAAAAAATATGAACAAATATATAGTTAAATTTTCTAAAATGAGTATCAGATTATAGAATTCGTTTATTACATTTGTTAAAAATATTTTTTAATGAACATACTTAATTTTATTCTACAAGTTTCATCTATTATTTCAGATTCATCAACAGTAGGTAGTATTCCTGCAACACCACAAGAAAGCATATCAATTTTTGGATTGCTTACCAAAGGTGGAATTGTAATGATACCATTACTAATACTATCTGTTATTGCTATTGGTTTTATAATAGAACGATACCTATACATCAGCAAGCGATCTAAAATAGATAGTAATTTAGTAAATAATGTACTAGACAAACTTTATTCTGGAAATGTACAAAATGCTGAAACACTTTGTATTCAAAGCAATTCTGCAATAGGCGAAGTATTAAGAGCAGGAATTTCTCAATTAGGCAAACCAATTGACCATATTGAAAAAGCATTAGAAACACAATCTAATATAGAATTGATGGAAATGGAAAAACATACAGGCTATATTAGTTTAATTTCAGGTATAGCACTACGTTTAGGTTTCGTAGGTACAATATTAGGTGTAATCAAAATATTCTATAACATCTCATTATCATCAGATATTTCCATTGGTACTATTTCAAGTGGTTTATATGAAAAGATGATTACATCTGGAACTGGATTAATTATTGGTATTATCGCATTCATGGGCTACAATTTCTTGTATACCAAAATAGATAGCTACAGTTTAAAATTACAGAAAGCTGTGTTTGAATTTACAAAAGGCATTAAAAAACCAAATAAATAATCATACTATGCAATTAAAAAGACGAAGAGCATTCCATGATGAAGACGCCATGTCTGCCATGAATGACATCATGTTTTTTTTGATGTTATTTTTCTTGATTATTTCTACAATGGCTAATCAAAACATCATTAAGTTGTTATTGCCAAAAGCAGAAACTACTGAACAATTAGCAAAGCAACCAATTACACTTTCTGTAACAGATGAATTAAAATACTACATCAACAATACAGAAGTATCTATAATGGATTTAGAGTCTGCACTTCACAGTTCTGTTGAAAACAATGCAGACAATACAGTAGTACTTAGAGTAGCTAAAAATCTATCCGTACAAGATTTGGTAGATGTGATGCAAATAGGTGCTAGACTAAAATTAAAAATGGTGCTCAGCACAGATAAATAATACAATATGAAAAAAAATACAGACTTAGCTTTGCTTATTATTAGACTTACAGTAAGTTTATTAATGCTAACACATGGAATAGCAAAATTGCAACATGGTGTAGATATGATAGGACAAATGCTTACAAGCAAAGGCTTACCAAGTTTTATAGCATATGGTGTAATTGTAGGTGAAGTACTTGCACCAATCTTAATCATTGTTGGCTTTAGAACAAGAATTGCAGCAGGCATATTGTTATTCAATATGATTGTTGCCATAGCAATGGCGCATAGTGGCGATTTATTCAAATTCACAGAACATGGCTCATTAGCATTAGAAATACATTGGTTCTATGTATTTTCTAGCTTAGCATTAATGATTTCTGGTGCAGGCAAATATGCATTATCTACAAGAAACAAATGGGATTAGAACAAAAAATTTGCATAATAACTGGTGCAACTGATGGAATTGGTAAGGAAACTGCTTGCCAATTAGCAAAATTAAATTATGATATATACATTATTGCTAGAAATGAACAAAAATGTATAACCACTATTGGTGAATTAAAATCAATCAACAACAAAAATAAATACGGATATTTTATTGCAGATTTTGAGCATTTAGATGAAGTAAAGAATGTTGCATTAAAAATAAAAAATGAATTACCAATCATAGATGTTTTAATAAATAATGCTGGTGCTGTTTTTGCAAAAAGAGAATTGACTAAAGATGGATTTGAAAAAACTTTTGTTGTCAATCATTTAGCACCATTCTTACTAACTAATATTTTAATAGAAAACATTAAACAAGCTAAACAAGGAAGAATTGTAAATGTAGCATCTGATTCACATTATCCTGGAAAATTAGATTTTGATGATTTACATTACAATAAAAATTATTTTATTTTAAAAGCCTACGAACGTTCAAAATTAGCCAATGTATTATTTAGTAATTATTTGGCGAAAGAACTATCTACAACAAATGTAACAGTAAATAGTTTGCATCCAGGTAGAGTAAAGTCAGATATTGGAAGCAAAAACACCAACAACTTTTTTTCATTTGCATGGAAAGTTATTGATACACTTACTGGAATTCCAACTGCTGATGGCGCAAAAACATCAGTATTTTTAGCAAGTTCAGCTGCTGTAGAAAATATTTCTGGAAAATATTTTGACAAATGTGTTGCCAAGAAACCATCTTCATTAGCTCAAAATGAAGCACTTGCAGAAAAACTTTGGAATATAAGTAAGCAAATGCTTGTTGCTTATCTTTAGTTAATATCTTTTTTCTTATTTTTACACAAATGAACGAAGTAGCACACATTATAGAATGTCCAAGAGATGCCATGCAAGGTATCAAAACATTTATTCCTACAACTAAAAAAATAGAATACTTAAATGCATTACTTAAAGTTGGACTCCATACTTTAGATTGTGGTAGTTTTGTATCCAACAAATCTATACCACAAATGGCAGATACATTTGCTGTTATTCCACAATTAGATTTATCTGACACCAATACCAGACTTTCAGTAATTATTGGCAATACACGTGGTGCTGAAGAAGCTTGCCAATTTGATGAAATTACATATTTAGGTTACCCATTTTCAATATCTGAAACATTTCAATTAAGAAATACAAATTGTACTTTAGAAGAATCATT carries:
- a CDS encoding type B 50S ribosomal protein L31, whose product is MKKDIHPQTYRTVVFKDFSCDYTFLGKSCAATKDTFTWEDGNEYPLVKLEISNMSHPYYTGKAKFVDTAGRIDKFNKKYAKKN
- a CDS encoding pyridoxal phosphate-dependent aminotransferase, whose translation is MPSISTKGQLMPSSPIRKLAPYAENAKKSGVHIYHLNIGQPDIETPKQFWDAVKKIDKKVLEYSPSNGYEALRIAYAKYFQERCGLNSLCVEDILITTGASEALFFTLLSILDEDEEVIIQEPLYANYIGFSKSGNIKVVPIATSFDNGFALPTIDEFEKVITPKTKAILICNPNNPTGYTYTCEELERLKNLVQKHDIFIISDEVYREFVYTDQAHISMFNFSEIEQNVILVDSISKRFSACGARIGMVATKNHEVLETVLKFAQQRLSPPSIEQIAAVSLFDVEQNYFTEVNAEYKKRRDVIFEGLNAIDGVKCHMPKGAFYCMVQLPVEDAEHFCKWMLSDFRWENSTVMMAPGNGFYATAGKGKNEVRIAYVLNTDDLKKACTCLKEGLTKYKQLF
- a CDS encoding transketolase, whose translation is MTNFNKNIESELTTSLSYSKFSSDVLEDYRICCLSRAMSLMGRKEVLTGKAKFGIFGDGKELPQDPHTAGRQMNNHFATRNLEPNGNWKILKNKKNTAADNSPTASQMPRALGLALASKKYRQLNESLRDNIFSNNGNEICFATIGDASTSEGLFWETINAAGVQQVPLVVSIWDDGYGISVSKKYQTTKESISDILKGFELEKNKNGFLILKAKAHDYSNLVATYLKASQVARTKHIPVIIHIEEVTQPQGHSTSGSHERYKSSDRLEWEKEFDCISKFKQWIIQSKIATEQHLDNIEKSAHEYVLEQKKIAWKKFHQPIINEINEVVGIIKNIGFEHSNKKEKLDEIIDGLKTTLDPVRKDIFETIAQVFICLQAQTSNAVQRLTQWYNEHYLINNERYSSYQFTNSNLAPQKKDKVDIIYSKDSKILSGFQVLNACFKANFERDASILAFGEDVGKIGDVNQAFAGLQSIFGEERIYDVGIREATIIGEAIGLAMRGFRPIAEIQYLDYLLYGLQSLADDVACLSYRTKGGQKAPIIVRTRGHRLEGIWHTGSPMQMILGTLRGMHVCVPRNMTQAAGFYNLLLRSDEPALVIECLNGYRLKEKIPENASDFTVPLGVPEILITGNDITIVSYGSCIRIAQKAIETLNELDISVELIDVQTLLPFDIYGVIGESIKKTNRVIFLDEDYPGGATAYMLQEVLEKQQIFNFLDSAPITISAKNHRVPFGTDGDYFCKPNAEDIIRAVCKIMYEVNPSKYPIIF
- a CDS encoding YihA family ribosome biogenesis GTP-binding protein; its protein translation is MIQSATYIGSFNKESECPKAEIPEFAFIGRSNVGKSSLINMVTNMKGLAKTSQTPGKTQKINIFLIDKAWHLVDLPGYGYAKVSKTMRSDFDKMIRHFLTKRETLYAVFTLVDASIPPQKLDLEFISWLGENRIPFIIVFTKIDKAKSIEINKNIQKFNEIMMESWNELPMEFKTSSEKFIGQRELFKFIQDTLKQES
- a CDS encoding DUF1573 domain-containing protein, producing MRKLMYLMVFVFTAFVANAQTDLKIKFNEVEHNFGNAPQGKPVTHEFLFTNTGTDPLILESVKASCGCTTPEWSKEPIMPGKTGTIKAQYNMAREGSFRKAITVVTKSGESVVLYVSGNAVPQTDGVDGSSPSMIGK
- a CDS encoding outer membrane beta-barrel protein, producing the protein MSTAVAQKNVYENDLKYQRKKYHFGIHLGVGMSDYRIRHSETFALSDTILAIKSKLTLGYEIGGLFAYHINKNFELRVVPTFLFNDKNLNFTYSNNTTEQIKLPTIVYDMPIEIKFKSDPIKDFKIYVVAGMKYSYDIGSKLSGRVKTFVPQQKANDLSMTYGVGLEIHFPLFILCPEFKMANSFLNTHIKSDGFSNSSFIQRLYNRTFLFSINFEG